The Fibrobacter sp. UWT2 genomic interval AGGATTCACGGGACTTTTTCATTCCGTTTTCAAAATAGACCGTCGTGAACCCTTCTTCGATACCATCTTTGTAACCGACGGTTTGCCAAAGTTTTCCGTTGTCGTAATAACTCCTGAACACGCCGTCGAGTTTGCCGTTTTTGTACGGAGCCTCGATTGCGATCTTGCCGTTCGGGTGATAACTGTAGGCTATACCCTCGCGGACATTTGTTCCCTTCTGCACCGTATAGATGCGGGACAGCGAATTGTCTGCGTAAAATTCTTTTATCGTATCAAGCGCCACCGTCGGCGAATTTTGCGCCAGCGCAATCGAGCACAGCCCACATAGAGAAATACACAACGAAATCAACGCTTTCATCGAAACCAAATGTAGCTTTATCATCGATAATTATGTATTTTGCCATTGCTTATGCGCATTACTTTTTTAAATCCCCCGTTTCATCCGATGTTCAGTCGCGAGTCGCGCAGTCCGTGCGTGACCAAGTCTTCTACCCTTTACTGGCCCATGTTTTTGAGCTACGCCGCCGGCACTGTCGAAGCCGACGGTAACGAGATTCAGCTCATTGATAGCCCGGCCATGGAACTTGACCTCGCGCAGACTCTGGATGGTATCAAGAAGTTTGACCCCGAGCTCGTGGTTTGCAGCACGAGTACGCCGAGTATTCTGAACGACCTCAAGGTGGTGCACGCCATTAAAGAAGCGCTCCCGAAAACGAAGATCGCTATCATGGGTACGCACGCTACCGCCGAGCCGCTCGAATCTATGGAAATGGAACCGAGCCTCGACTTCGTGATTATCGGCGAAGCGGACTACACCGCAAGGAACCTCGCCCGCTACCTGCGTGGCGACATCAAAGATATTTCTAGCATCGCTGGCCTCGCCTTCCGCAAGGCTGATGGCACGGTTGACTTCCAGCCGGAAGGCCCGAAGATCGAAAACCTCGATGAAATCCCCTGGGTCTCTAAGGTTTACCGCAAGTACCTTTACAGCTGCTACAAGAAGTATTTCTACGGCGCCAACCTGAACCCGCTGATTGTGATTCTGTCGGGCCGCGGCTGCCCGAACCGCTGCAGCTACTGCGTGATTCCGCAGACGTTGAACGGCCACAAATTCCGCCGCCGCTCTCCGAAAGATGTGGTAGACGAACTGCAGTACATCAAGGAAAACTTTGACGACCTCGGCGAAGTATTCTTCGAAGACGACACGTTTACCGCAAGCCACGAACACGTTCGCGAAATCTGCAACTTGATTTTGGAACGCGGCCTCAAGATTACTTGGAGCTGCAACGCTCGCGCCGATGTTCCGCTCGACTTGCTCAAGCTCATGAAGAAGGCCGGTGGCCGCGAAATGTGCGTGGGCTTCGAAAGCGCCAGCCCGGTGGTTCTCGAAAACATCCACAAGGGTGTCAAGAATACCGACAAGGCAATTGAGTTCACGAAGAATGCCCGCAAGGCGGGACTCTTGGTGCACGGTTGCTTTATGGTGGGTAACCCGGGCGACACGCCGGAAACGCTCCGCATGACGCTCGACTACGCCAAGAAGTTGAACCCGAATACGGCTCAGTTCTACCCCATTATGGCATACCCCGGCACCGAAGCTTACAAGGAAGCTTTGGAAAGCGGCGCATTGCAGACAAAGGATTACAACCAGTGGCTGGACAAGGACGGTTTCCACCGCACCACCATCCAGCGCGGCGAACTCACCAGCCAGGCACTCGTCGACTTCTGCGACAAGGCCCGCCGTGAATTCTACCTGCGTCCGAGTTACATTCTGCGTCAGGGAATCATGGCCATCAAGAACCCGCGTGAACGCTACCGCGTGATGCGTGGATTCGGCACACTCGTGAAGCACTTGTTCCGCAAGCATGGGCAGCTGGCACCAGTCGCAAGACAAGCCCCGACAGTGAAGGAATAAACGCTAATTGTCATCCTGAGCGAAGCCCATAGGGCAAAGTCGATATACGAAACTAGTCAACTTGTTGACTTAGTTGAGTTAGGTTCGAAGGAGCAGGATCCAGTATATAAGAAAGCCGCAGCGATGAACTGCGGCTTTTCTTTATTTGCCCCTGAAACAAAGCCGATGCTGAACCAAGTTCAGCATGACGTTGGGAATGCTGACCCTGAGAATGCCGACTCTGAACCAAGTTCAGAGTGACAATGTAGGCGGATTTACTTCGCAGCGGCGGAGGCGAATGCGCGGCCGAGCTTCTCCAATGCTTCGGCGACTTCGGCTTCGCTCACGTTCAGCGGCGGGAGCATACGCAGCACGTTGCCCTTGGCGCTAAGCACCATGAGCTTTTCGTTGCGGGCGGCAGCGATGATGTTGCCGACCGGCATAGATTCGTCGAGGGCCACACCGAGAATCAAACCTTCGCCGCGGATCTCCTTGGCAAATGCATACTTTTCGGTAAGAGCCTTGAGGCCAGCCTTAATCTGAGCGGAACGTTCGGCGACATTCTTGAGGAGGCCCGGAATCTGCTTCACGACAGCGAGACCTGCGGCGCATGCAATCGGGTTACCGCCGAATGTGGTACCATGGTCGCCAGCCTTAAGCTGGTCAGCAATCTTCTGGCGCAGGAGCACCGCACCGAGCGGGAGACCGCCACCGATACCCTTAGCAAGAGAAACGAGATCCGGATTTAAGCCGTACTTTTCGAAACCGAGGAAGGTTCCGAGACGGCCCACACCAGCCTGCACTTCGTCAACAATCACGAGGCAGCCGCATTCTTTCTGCAGGCTGTTGATGGTTGCGACCATTTCAGCGGAAAGCGTCATCACGCCACCTTCGGCAGCGAGGCTTTCGAGCATAATAGCGCAAGTATCCTTGTTGACTTCTTTCTTCAAAGCTTCGCAGTCGTTCCAAGTCACGTGCACGAAGTCACCCGGCATAGAGCCGAAACCTTCGCGGATAGCCGGCTGGCCCGTTGCAGAAAGAGCGGCGAAAGTACGGCCGTGGAAGCTGTTAATGAAAGTCACGATCTTCTGGCGATTCTTTTCGCCCTTCCGGTCAAAGTACTTACGTGCGAACTTGATAGCGCCTTCGTTGGCTTCGGTACCGGAGTTGCAGAAGAATGCCTTGTCGAACTTGGTGATTTCAAGGAGAGCCTTGCCGAGTTCAATCTGCGGGTAGTTCGGGTAAAGGTTGCTGATGTGATTGAAGTGGTTCATCTGTTCCACCACAGCATCCTTGATGGCCTGGTTCTGGTGACCGAGCGCATTCACGGCGATACCAGCCACGAAGTCGAGGTACTTGTTGCCCTGATCGTCGTAGAGGTAAGAGCCTTCGCCCTTCACGAAGTTGATGTCAGCCTTGCCGTAGAGCGGCGCGATAATTTGTTTGTCCTGTTCGAGCAGGTTAGCGCAAGATTGTGCCATAGTTTAAATCTCCATTAATTTGTTTGCCAAAGTGTTCCGCGTCCTTCCAACCCACGATGTGGATGCTCTTGAGTCCTCGTCGGATCGACTTGAAACTCTCGCGGACTTTGGGAATCATACCGCCGGAGATGACGCCAGCTTCAATCAGCTTTTCGGCGTCCGCTTCGCTCAGTTCGGGAATTACATTCTTGTTTTCGTCCATTACGCCCGGCACGTCGCTCACCAGTACAAACTGGTCCGCTTCGAGTGCCACAGCCAGTTCGCTTGCAGCAGTGTCTGCGTTCACGTTCCAGCTCTGACCATCGCCAATGGAAATCGGGCTGACCACCGGAGTCCAACCGGCCGCCCACAGGTCAGCGACAATCTTCGGATTGACCTTCTTGATTTCGCCCACCAGGCCAAGGTCCACCTTGCCCTGTTTCTTTTCGACCTGGAACAGGTTCGCGTCTACGCCCGAAATACCGACGGCGCCACAGCCGTTGTTCAGGAGCATGCGCACAAGCTTCTTGTTCACGTGGCCAGAGAGGGTCATCTCGACCATCTTCATGATGCCAGGAGTAGTCACTCGGAGGCCGTCGATGAATGTCGGTTGTTCCTTCAGCAAGGCGATATTTTCGTTGATGTCCTTGCCACCACCGTGAACCACGGCCACCTGACAGCCACTACCGGGGAGTGTAGAGACTGCCGACACAAAATCAGCGAGCTTGGCTTCGTCGATTGCCAGGCTGCCACCAATTTTTACAACCACTTTTTTCATCGTGTGCGAGTTCCTCTCGTTTTATTTTTACGGAGACAAATTTAGAAAAGTAGACAGTAGGCAGTAGGAAGTAGACAGGAAAAAGCCCTCATTATCCCTTTTTGAATGTTTTTTGTAATTTTTCAACTTTTCCTTTTTTAACAGAACAAGATTTTGTTATATTGCATATATAAACTCAACCAAGACACAAAGAGGTATATTATGGCAATCACGAAAGTTTGGCTGGACGAATCCAGTGACGAATGCGTCTCCTGCGGCGCTTGCGAAGCTACTTGCGACGCAGTGTTCGAAGTTCCTGAAAAGATGAAGGTCAAGGAAGGCGTTGACTATTCCGCTTATGAAAGCGAAATCAAGGACGCTGCTGACAGCTGCCCGGCCGGCGTGATTAAGTACGAGTAGTTTCTAGTACTCTACTAAAACTTTTAAAGCTCTGTCTTTTAGACAGAGCTCTTTTTTATGCCGATGTCTATGCCGATGCCGGAACGAGTCCGGCATGACGATTCAGGTTACTTTGCGTATTTTTCGTATTCGGCTTTGACCCATTCAGCGGAGCGGGCGACCGATTCAATCTTTACTTCATCGATGACGCCGTTCCAAGTGTCGTTCGGCACTTCGGAGCCGCCAATACGGAACGGCAGCGGGGCAGCAACTTCCTTGGGCGTAAACGGGACACCGGCCTTGTTGCTCACGAGTTCGCCGTTAATGTAGAAGTACAGTTTGCCACCTTCGTTAACGAGCACCAGCAGCGACCATTCATTCATAGGCAGCGTGCCACCACGTTCGACATTGCCCTTGGCAAGCCATGCATAGCCATAGCCCGACAAGTCCATGCCATCGCCCACGGCAACAAAGGAACTCGTCATAAATTCATACTGCAGCTGGAACCTGGACAATCCGGCAACCCAGTCTTCACGTTCTGCAAAGAGAAGCTGGTAAATGCCATCGCCACGGTAACCGCTCCACTTGGTCCATGCGCTCATGGTAAAGTCACCTGCACAGGGGTCAATATCGCCCACTTTGACGAACTGACCAACCTTGAGCAGAATGCCCTTGCCCGACACACCTTCCACGTAGTTCACGGAATCGGCGACCGAGCCGTCATTGTTATAGACCTTAGCAACACTATCGGAGCCATCCATGTGGAGGTTCAAGGAAATCGCAAGTTCTTCCGTAGTATCGACAGCGGAAGTATCTTTTGCAGTAGTGTCAGGCACCACCGGTTCCGGCGTAGCGGTATCTTGCGGAACAGAGATACCATCGGGCACGTTCACCATAATGCCACCGTAAGCGGCGCCACTATAGTAATGGTAATCCGAAATCGTGAGCCAACCTTCGTTCTTGTTTTCGAGAGACGGAATCTTGAGAGTGTCGCCCACGACAGCCGTCATGAAGTTGAATCGGGCCTGTGACTGATCGCTCGCCACATACGCCAGCGAGATTTCGCCCACGGGCATGGATTCAAATGCAAACGAGCCATCGGAATTGACGGGAGCGACTTCGCTACGGCCCACAATGCGCATGTAACCGGACTTGGCCTCGGCAACACTGCTTTCGAGTCTGCGCGGGTGGCCGACCATCACGAGGGCGGCACCACTATGCTGAATACGGGAAAGGCCTGATTCGGAACCGTTCTCGGCGAACAGCACCACAGAGCGCGTACTGTCGAACTTCAAACTGAAAATACCATTATCGTCGGCTTCCACCACCACAGAATCTTCGATGGAGGTTTTATTCCAGTTGTCGTAATAGGCTACCACGCGGGCGCGGGCCACGGGTTGATTCGCCTCGGTCACCACGATTCCGCTTGCAATGGAGTTACCGATATCGGTCACGCCACCGGCAGTTTCGTCACTCTTGGAACAAGAAGTCAAACCTGCTGCAAAAAGAGCCAAAGCCACACCAGAGGCATATTTGAACAATCTATCCATTATTTTGCCTCCTTTTCAATCTTCTTACTCATCGGGAACGCCACAAGCATCATCTCGTAAACCCGCTCCACATTAGGGTCGTTCGCCGCCTTCGCAATAATCTTCTTGCGGGCGTCTTCAAGAACTTCGACAGCGTAATTATAAGAACTTTCACTCATGGCCAAGGTAGTGAACGCCGCAAAACGTTCGTTCTTGGGCATGGATTCTACAGCACCAATAGCATGCTGAATGTATTCGCGGCGAATCTGGCGCAAAGAAATCGGCGGAATTTCGGCGGCATCGAGCATTTGCGAAGTTTCTTCGTAATGGTCGCCCACCTTCTTGATCAAATTCCATTCCAGAAGTTTCTTGACAGCGTCGCGGGCCTCTTCGGTCGAGATTTGCGGCGTAAGCATGCGGGCAAGCACCATGTAGTCGTCGTGCCAGTCGGCATTCACCGCCATTTCGCGAACCACCGGATAGTACCACTTGCTAAAGTAGGCCTGTTCACGAGTAGTCACGTGTGTAAATTCGATTTGTTTGCGGATCTGGACAATCTGTTCCCAGGCGTTTTCGCGCTCGTTCACCTGTTGCGCCTGGTTGTACTGCACCAGGGCCTCGAAATACGCCTTCTGCAACGGCTCGAAATCCATCGCCTTCGCGATTTTTTCGATAGACTTTGGCGTCAGGTTAAAACGCCCGCGGATCACGTTCAAGCAGTAAGATGAGCTGCTGAACCCCGCCTTCGCCGCGAAGAATCGGTGCGAAAAGACGGCCCGCATTTTCTTCTGTTCCTCAAAGTAGTCTTGCAGGAACTTGCGGAAGTCGTCGTAATCAAACAGATGTTCTAGCGCAATACACATACCCTTAAAATAAATAATTTTTACACACCAGGCAATAGCCCGAGAAAATTTTTACACACCCCCCGACCTTTTTCGGACTTATTTTGACGGAAATCACAAAAAGCGGGACCATTGGTCCCGCTTTCAAACCATAAGAAAAGTTTACACGAACGTAAGGGCGCCCGTGTTGCGCTACATTCCCTTCTTCATGTTTTTCAACAGGGCGCTCATCTTGCCGGGCATGGCAGCGGCTTTCTTCGGAGCTGCACCCGGGCGGTCCTTGCCGGCGATTTTTGCCTTAAGGTCTGCGAGGGTGGCATGGCCCTGAATGCCGCCCTGCGGGCGGGCATTGCCGCGGTTATCGCGGCCGTGGCCACCGAATCCGCCGCGGTTACCACCAGCGCGCTGGCCACGCGGGCCATTAGCACCGGCACCGGCAACGCCGTCGGTAGATTCCTGCTTCATCGAAAGGCTAATGCGCTTCTGACCCACATCGACTGCGACCACGCGCACCTTCACGATATCGCCCACGGTCAAAACCGTCTTGGCGTCTTCTACGAACTTGTCGCTGATTTCAGAAACGTGCACGAGGCCGTCCTGGTGAACGCCAATGTCCACGAAGGCACCGAAGTTTGCCACGTTCGTCACGACACCTTCCATCCAGCTGCCCGTAATCAGGTCCTGAATGGTGCGAATCTTGTCGTCGAATTTGGCGTAGCGGAATTCCTTACGCGGGTCGCGGCTCGGTTTCTGGAGTTCCTTCATGATATCGTCCAAAGTAGCCTTACCCACTTCGTCGGAGAGGAATTCTTCGAGGTTGATCGCCTTCACGGCTTCGGCGTTACCCACCATGTCCTTCACAGAAACGCCAGCCTTTTCAGCCATCTTTTCCACGAGGGCGTAGTTTTCCGGGTGAACGGCAGAATCATCCAGCGGGTTTTCGGCACCCGGAATGCGCATAAAGCCTGCAGCCTGTTCAAAGGCCTTCGGGCCAAAGCCCTTCACGTTCTTAAGGGCTTCGCGGCTAGCGTAAGCACCGTTTTCTTCGCGGTACTTCACAATCGCTTCGGACAAAGTATTGCTGAGGCCAGCCACATGAGAAAGCAGCGGAGCAGAAGCGCTGTTCACGTCGACACCGACCATGTTCACGCAGCTTTCCACCACTTCGTCCAGGCGCTTCTTGAGTTCGCGCTGGTTCACGTCGTGCTGGTACTGGCCCACGCCAATGGACTGCGGATCGACCTTCACGAGTTCAGCAAGCGGATCCTGCAAGCGGCGGCCAATGGAGATGGCGCCACGAGTGGTCACGTCTTCCTTCGGGAATTCCTGGATAGCAATCATGCTTGCGCTATACACAGATGCGCCCGCTTCCGAAACAATCACGCGCGGAGGAACCTTGCCCTTGAACTTGGCAGACATTTCGGCGCAGAATGCATCCGTTTCGCGGCTAGCGGTACCGTTACCGATAGCGATCAAGTCAATCTTGTACTTGTCGATAAGGCCCATCAGGTACACGGCGGCACCGGCCTTGTCATTCCACGGTTCGTGCGGCTTGATGATGCCGTGATCCATGAACTTGCCGTTTTCGTCGAGCACTGCCACCTTGCAACCCGTACGGAAACCCGGGTCAAGGGCGAGCACTGCCTTGTGGCCAGCCGGAGCGGCGAGCAAAACGTCCTGAAGGTTCTTGCTGAACACCTTGAAAGCTTCTTCTTCGGCGGCATCCTTCAACAGGAGGCGCACTTCGCTTTCCATACTCGGCTGAAGCAGGCGTTCCCAAGCATCCTGGCACATGGCTTCCAGATACGGAGTCCAAGTGGTGTTGCCCTTGATAATCTGCTGCTTGAGGTAGCCGATCATTTCTTCGTTCGGCACTTCGATAGAAAGGCGGAGCACCTTTTCCTTTTCGCCGCGGCGGAGAGCCAGCATACGGTGGCTCGGAATCTTGGACACCTGTTCGCTGTAATCGTAGTAATCCTTGAACTTGGTTTCCTGGCCTTCGAAATCCTTCTTGACCTTGGAAATCATGACACCGGTCTTTTCCATCTTGTTACGCAGGTACTGACGGAATTCGGCGTTGTCGGCCACTTCTTCGGCCAAAATGTCGGCAGCACCCTTGAGAGCAGCCTTCGGGTCGGCAAGGCCCTTTTCTTCGGAAAGGTAAATCAGGGCAATCTGTTCTGCCGTGTTGCCAGTTTCTTCCTGTGCCCACATGAGGCGAGCCAAAGGTTCGAGGCCCAGTTCCTTTGCAGCCGTTGCGCGAGTGCGCTTCTTCGGCTTGTACGGGGCGTAAATATCTTCGAGGAGGGTCTTGTCCTTACAGGCTTCGATCTGTGCCTTGAGTTCGGGCGTGAGCTTGCCCTGTTCTTTGATGCTCTTGAGAATCGTTTCTTTACGGTCTACCAGTTCTTGCAGGTAGTCGCGACGGTGACTGATGTCGCGCAGTTCAATTTCGTTCAATGTACCCGTCTGGTCTTTACGGTAACGGGCGATAAAGGGGATGGTGCCACCCTGGTCCATCAGTTCGAGCGCCTTGGCGACGCGCCATACTTCAAGGTTAAGCTCTTCGGCAATAATTGCAGAAAAATCCATAATATGTAGTTTCCGTTATATGTATTTCGGTTGAGGGTCTTAAAGCCCTGAGTCCAACCCAGCACCGCAGTGCGGGGTACCCTAGAAGTTTTCCTAAGGTATGGGGAATATAGATAATTCCGATGACAGCTGAGTGTCAAAAAGGGCCTATTCTCCGTAAGTTTATTGTAGCGAAATTGTTAACTCACGGTCTCTCAACAACTTACGGCACACACAGCAAACCTTTGGAATCTTGAATAATTTTCTATCTTTGGGTCGGTCAGTTCGAAACCCATCCTGACTTTAAACAAAACTAGGAGACTTTATGCGTTCAGAAGCTGAACTCGAAGGCGTAACCCTACTGGGCAATACGAAAACCCAATACAAGACCACCTACAGCCCCGAAGTGCTGGAAAAGTTCCCAAACAAGCATCCGGGTAACGACTATATGGTCACCTTCAACTGCCCGGAATTCACTAGCCTCTGCCCGAAAACCGGCCAGCCGGACTTTGCCGAAATCAAGATCAACTACATTCCGGACCAGTACCTGGTTGAATCCAAGTCCCTGAAGCTTTACATGTTCTCGTTCCGTAACCACGGTGACTTCCACGAAGACTGCGTAAACATCATCATGAAGGATTTGGTCAAGCTGCTGGAACCCAAGTATTTGGAAGTCGAAGGCATCTTTATGCCGCGTGGCGGTATTTCGCTTTACCCGTTTGCCAACTACGGCAAGCCGGGCACCGAATTCGAAACCCTCGCCAAGACCCGTCTGTTCACCGCCATCGATAGGAGAAAGTAAGATGCCGTTCCAGAACGAAATCATCCTTATCGCCTCTATCTTCGTGTTCTTCGGCGGACTCGTCGGCTTTTTCCGCTTCTTTGGCAAGCAGGGCATTTTCGCCTGGACGGTAATCTGCACGATCGCCGCCAACATCGAAGTGCTGATTCTGGTGCACGCCTTCGGTCTCGACACCACGCTCGGCAACGTGATTTTTGCATCGTCGTTCCTGGCCACCGATATCATGAGCGAAATCTTCGGCAAGAAAGACGCCAGCCGCTGCGTCAAAATCGGCATCCTCGCGAACGTGACCTTCATTCTGATTTCGCAGAGTTGGTTCCTGTACATTCCGGCCGCAGGCGACACTATGGCAGAACCGATTCGCACCGTATTCGCCAACACCCCGCGCGTGATGCTTGCGAGCCTGTTCGCCTACGCCATTTGCGAAATGTACGATGTGTGGGCCTACCACGCCGTTTGGAAATGGTCCGAAAAGAAGTTCGGCGACAAGCGCGGTTTCTTGTGGCTGCGTAACAACGGTTCTACGCTGGTGAGCCAGTTGATTAACGTGGTCGTATTCAACCTGCTCGCCTTCGCTGGCGTGTTCCCGTGGAATACGATTGGTGAAATCCTGATTTTCGGTTACGGCATCTTCATCGTGACATCATTGATGGACACACCGTTCGTGTACCTTGCACGCCGCATCGCCGAAAAGCATCCGGAACTGATGAAAGACTAATCTTCGACTTTATGGTCGTGGAATAATTCTTTAGGCAAGGGCTTACCCTGCTTGCGCCAAGCGGCGTATTCGGCCGTTGCCGTGAAGATGGCATCCGTCGTAGAGTTCAGGGCCGTTTCCATACTGTCTTGAACCACGCCGATAATAAAGCCGATGGCCACCACCTGCATGGCAATGTCGGTCGAAATGCCGAAGGGAGCGCATGCCAGCGGAATCAGGAGAAGCGAGCCGCCAGCCACACCGCTAGTACCGCAGGCGCCAATGGTTGCAAGCAAGCAAACAATCAACGTCGAGGTTAACGAGACCGGCACTCCGAGGGTATGCACCGTCGCAAGCGCCATGACCGTAATAGTAATTGCCGCACCGCTCATGTTGATGGTCGCACCCAGCGGAATAGAAACGGAATAAAATTCGCGGTCGAGCCCGAGCCTTTTACAAAGAGCCATGTTCACAGGAATGTTCGCGGCGGAACTGCGGGTAAAGAAAGCCGTAACGGCACTGCTCTTGAGGCACTTGAGCACCAGCGGATACGGGTCATGACGCAACACAAGCCCCACAAGAGCCGGCACAATCACAAGTGCCACAAAGAGCATGGTGATAACCAGAACCAGGATGAGCGAACCGTAGGTCTTGAAAATACCGATTCCGTTCGTAGAAACCGAGGTGTACATGATGCCCATGATACCGAACGGAGCAAGGTTAATAATCCAGCGCACCACCATCGACACGGCATTCGACATATCTTGCAACACCGTAAGCGTCACCGGGCTTGCAATCTTCTTGACGGCAAACCCCAAAAAGGCAGCCCACACCAGAATGCCTATATAATTAGCATCAGAAATAGAGGCAAACGGATTCGACACCGCATTTACCAACAAATTATGCAAGATTTCATAAATATCGGTAGGGACCACCGAGACATCGGCAGACACAGCTAAATCTAGGTTCTGCGGGAATAGGAGACTCGCCCCCAAGGCAACAAACGAAGCAAGCAACGTGCTCACCAAGTACAAAATAATCACGCGGGCAAAGCGACGGTCAAAACGCGAATTGCCAGTGGCAAGCGAACAAATAATCAAAATGAACACAAGCACTGGCGCCACTGCCTTAAGCGCACCCACGAACAAAACGCCGAATTCGCTAATCCATTTTTGCGACGGCAAAAGCGCACCCAGGAGAGCGCCCACGACTATCGAAATCGCGATACGGAGCACCAGGTTCGCACTATTATATTTATTGATTAAAGCCTTTAATTTCATGGCAGGCCTCCACTTTCCTATGTGTAATATAAATATAATTTTGCGGTTTTTGGGACAAAAACGAAAGGTGCGCAAAAAATCAAGGCCATTTTGGCGGGCGTCATTTTCCAAAGCCGCCCTGATGAACTAAATTTTGCGCGGAAAATGTTTTTTACGGTGCTCACATACCTGGTCATCGGCCTTTTGGCTGTGTTCGGACTATTCTATATAGTCTTGGAGGCGCGGTTCTTCCGTGCGCTGGGTTCGGTGCGCGTGGGCAATTCCGATGTGGAGCCCGCCCCCAAGGTAAGCATCTTGATTGCCGCCCGCAATGAATCGGTGGGTATTCGGGCTACATTGGACTCGGTTTTAGCTCAAGACTACCGCGGTGACTGGGATGTTTGGGTGGCCGACGACCGCAGCGACGACGATACGCCGAAAATTTTGGCCGATTATGCCGCCAAGAACCCCAGACTGCATGTTCTGACAATTAAAGAGATTCCGGAAGGGGTCAGCCCCAAAAAGCATGCGCTTTCACTGCTGATCGAGGCCTGCGAAGGCGAAATTCTGTGCCTGACCGACGCCGACTGCCTGGTAAAGCCCACCTGGGTCACGGGAATTGTCGCCGAATTCGAACCGGGCATTGAACTAGTAGCCGGGCATTCGTACATTCCTACAATCCCCGGTAAGTCAAGCATCCTTATCTGCATGCAGGCGGTCGAGACCCTCATTTACCGAGTCGCCGGCACCGCGGGCCTCGCGATGCGACTCCCGCTCACAAGCACCGGCAACAACCTCGCCTACCGCAAGAGCTTCTTCAAAAGCGTGCATGGATTCGATAACGTCATCAAAATTCAGAGCGGCGACGACGACCTGCTGATGCAGAAACTGGCCGCTGACCGCCCCTGGGCCATGCGCTACTGCATCGCCGAGTCCACCTTCGTGACCACCAACGGCAAGGAAACCCTCAAGGAACTCTGGGAACAACGCAAGCGTTGGGCCTCGAAGACTATATACTATACACCGAAAATCGTCTTTGTGCTCTCTATGGTGTTCCTGTTCCTGGTCATGCAATGTATCGCAGCAGCATTTGCACCGTTCAGCTTTAACGTTTTGATTGCGACGATTATCGCGTTTGTCGCCAAGTGTATCGGCGATTTGGTTTTAATACTCCGCGGGCTCAGGATATTCAAGCAGGAGCACCTTTTAAAATGGTGTATCCCGGTTGAATTCATTCACGCCCCCTTTACCGTGCTGGCCGTGCTTTTTGGCCTGTTCGGACGATTTAAATGGAAATAATGATGGCAACTACAACAAAAAAAGCAACAGCCGTTAAGGCAACAAAGACCGCAGCGACAAAGACTACCGCTGCAAAGAAAACTGCAACGAAGGCAGCTAAGACTCCGGTCGAAGGCAAGACCCTGATTATCGCCGAAAAACCGAGTGTAGCCCTAGACCTAGTGCGCGTGCTCGGCCAAAAGAACTTTAAGAACGAAAAGACCCACTACGAAAGCGACACCACCATCGTGAGCCATGCCATCGGCCACCTGGTTGAAATCGCCGACCCCAAGGAAATCGACGAAAAGTACAAGAAGTGGGAAATGAGCACGCTCCCCATGCTCCCCAAGGAATTTCCGCTTGTTGCCACACCAGCGACCAAGGGCCAGCTTTCCGCTTTAAGCAAGCTCATCAAGCGCA includes:
- a CDS encoding TIGR02147 family protein, with the translated sequence MCIALEHLFDYDDFRKFLQDYFEEQKKMRAVFSHRFFAAKAGFSSSSYCLNVIRGRFNLTPKSIEKIAKAMDFEPLQKAYFEALVQYNQAQQVNERENAWEQIVQIRKQIEFTHVTTREQAYFSKWYYPVVREMAVNADWHDDYMVLARMLTPQISTEEARDAVKKLLEWNLIKKVGDHYEETSQMLDAAEIPPISLRQIRREYIQHAIGAVESMPKNERFAAFTTLAMSESSYNYAVEVLEDARKKIIAKAANDPNVERVYEMMLVAFPMSKKIEKEAK
- a CDS encoding Tex family protein — encoded protein: MDFSAIIAEELNLEVWRVAKALELMDQGGTIPFIARYRKDQTGTLNEIELRDISHRRDYLQELVDRKETILKSIKEQGKLTPELKAQIEACKDKTLLEDIYAPYKPKKRTRATAAKELGLEPLARLMWAQEETGNTAEQIALIYLSEEKGLADPKAALKGAADILAEEVADNAEFRQYLRNKMEKTGVMISKVKKDFEGQETKFKDYYDYSEQVSKIPSHRMLALRRGEKEKVLRLSIEVPNEEMIGYLKQQIIKGNTTWTPYLEAMCQDAWERLLQPSMESEVRLLLKDAAEEEAFKVFSKNLQDVLLAAPAGHKAVLALDPGFRTGCKVAVLDENGKFMDHGIIKPHEPWNDKAGAAVYLMGLIDKYKIDLIAIGNGTASRETDAFCAEMSAKFKGKVPPRVIVSEAGASVYSASMIAIQEFPKEDVTTRGAISIGRRLQDPLAELVKVDPQSIGVGQYQHDVNQRELKKRLDEVVESCVNMVGVDVNSASAPLLSHVAGLSNTLSEAIVKYREENGAYASREALKNVKGFGPKAFEQAAGFMRIPGAENPLDDSAVHPENYALVEKMAEKAGVSVKDMVGNAEAVKAINLEEFLSDEVGKATLDDIMKELQKPSRDPRKEFRYAKFDDKIRTIQDLITGSWMEGVVTNVANFGAFVDIGVHQDGLVHVSEISDKFVEDAKTVLTVGDIVKVRVVAVDVGQKRISLSMKQESTDGVAGAGANGPRGQRAGGNRGGFGGHGRDNRGNARPQGGIQGHATLADLKAKIAGKDRPGAAPKKAAAMPGKMSALLKNMKKGM
- the queF gene encoding preQ(1) synthase, coding for MRSEAELEGVTLLGNTKTQYKTTYSPEVLEKFPNKHPGNDYMVTFNCPEFTSLCPKTGQPDFAEIKINYIPDQYLVESKSLKLYMFSFRNHGDFHEDCVNIIMKDLVKLLEPKYLEVEGIFMPRGGISLYPFANYGKPGTEFETLAKTRLFTAIDRRK
- a CDS encoding queuosine precursor transporter, with product MPFQNEIILIASIFVFFGGLVGFFRFFGKQGIFAWTVICTIAANIEVLILVHAFGLDTTLGNVIFASSFLATDIMSEIFGKKDASRCVKIGILANVTFILISQSWFLYIPAAGDTMAEPIRTVFANTPRVMLASLFAYAICEMYDVWAYHAVWKWSEKKFGDKRGFLWLRNNGSTLVSQLINVVVFNLLAFAGVFPWNTIGEILIFGYGIFIVTSLMDTPFVYLARRIAEKHPELMKD
- the sstT gene encoding serine/threonine transporter SstT; this translates as MKLKALINKYNSANLVLRIAISIVVGALLGALLPSQKWISEFGVLFVGALKAVAPVLVFILIICSLATGNSRFDRRFARVIILYLVSTLLASFVALGASLLFPQNLDLAVSADVSVVPTDIYEILHNLLVNAVSNPFASISDANYIGILVWAAFLGFAVKKIASPVTLTVLQDMSNAVSMVVRWIINLAPFGIMGIMYTSVSTNGIGIFKTYGSLILVLVITMLFVALVIVPALVGLVLRHDPYPLVLKCLKSSAVTAFFTRSSAANIPVNMALCKRLGLDREFYSVSIPLGATINMSGAAITITVMALATVHTLGVPVSLTSTLIVCLLATIGACGTSGVAGGSLLLIPLACAPFGISTDIAMQVVAIGFIIGVVQDSMETALNSTTDAIFTATAEYAAWRKQGKPLPKELFHDHKVED